In one Nocardia tengchongensis genomic region, the following are encoded:
- a CDS encoding MarR family winged helix-turn-helix transcriptional regulator — protein sequence MNDVKKPTGLPRTVAFRLGTVGAVVADRFAARIEELDLKPKHAGLMTALSHGEAASQQELAGRLGVAPSLVVALADHLERLGAIERVRDPGDRRRQVLRLTAHGHTLLAACEQAARELDDELTAGMTAEQRTALQRALGVLAAEAGLPTGE from the coding sequence GTGAACGATGTCAAGAAGCCGACCGGGCTCCCGCGGACCGTCGCGTTCCGGCTCGGCACCGTGGGTGCGGTGGTCGCCGATCGGTTCGCCGCGCGGATCGAGGAACTCGACCTCAAACCCAAGCACGCGGGTCTGATGACCGCGCTCAGCCACGGCGAGGCCGCCTCACAGCAGGAATTGGCGGGCCGGCTGGGTGTCGCGCCCAGTCTGGTGGTGGCGCTGGCCGATCACCTGGAACGGCTGGGTGCGATCGAACGCGTGCGGGACCCCGGCGATCGGCGCAGGCAGGTGCTGCGGCTCACCGCGCACGGCCACACGCTGCTCGCGGCGTGTGAGCAGGCGGCGCGGGAACTCGACGACGAACTCACCGCCGGAATGACCGCCGAGCAGCGCACGGCGCTACAGCGTGCGCTCGGCGTGCTGGCCGCCGAGGCCGGGCTGCCTACCGGCGAGTGA
- a CDS encoding helix-turn-helix domain-containing protein has translation MTQQPDRSAPASPPEASASPQDAIPSSPQEAIAAALRRERARAGLSLTEVARRAGIAKSTLSQLESGSGNPSIETLWALCLALDIQFSRLLDPPTPQVQVIRAGEGPVLASAHSEYRTTLLAASPPAARRDVYRVTAEPGHPRDSAPHSRGVVEHIVLCAGRAKVGLAEDPVELEPGDYICYPGDMPHVFEALVPGTWALLISEYS, from the coding sequence ATGACCCAGCAGCCCGACCGCTCCGCGCCGGCGTCTCCCCCGGAGGCGTCGGCATCTCCACAGGACGCGATCCCCTCGTCCCCGCAGGAGGCGATCGCCGCCGCGCTGCGCCGGGAACGGGCGCGCGCCGGACTCTCGCTGACCGAGGTCGCTCGCCGGGCCGGGATCGCGAAATCCACACTGTCCCAGCTGGAATCGGGCTCCGGAAACCCCAGTATCGAAACGCTGTGGGCGCTCTGCCTGGCTCTGGACATCCAGTTCTCGCGGCTGCTGGATCCGCCGACACCGCAGGTTCAGGTCATTCGCGCGGGCGAGGGTCCTGTGCTCGCCTCGGCGCACTCGGAGTACCGGACCACGCTGCTCGCGGCCTCCCCGCCGGCCGCCCGCCGTGACGTATATCGCGTCACCGCTGAACCCGGCCATCCCCGCGATTCGGCCCCGCACTCGCGTGGCGTGGTCGAGCACATCGTCCTGTGCGCCGGTCGTGCCAAGGTCGGCCTCGCCGAGGATCCGGTCGAGCTCGAACCCGGTGACTACATCTGCTATCCCGGCGACATGCCGCACGTCTTCGAGGCCCTGGTGCCGGGCACCTGGGCGCTGCTGATCAGCGAATACAGCTGA
- a CDS encoding AzlC family ABC transporter permease, producing the protein MLTGIAAICLAVAMIGVSYGATAVTSGLPGWLPVLLSIAVVAGGSEFVFIGILTAGGGLVAAVLAGLLVNARHVPYGLSVPDVVGTGWRRLVGTHVMNDESVAMALAQPDRDRRRAAYWVCGLAVAAAWPLGAAIGAALGAIVPDPNMFGLDAVFPAVLFSLVLPALRDSLTRTAALAGAAVAAATTPFLGAGLPVLLALAAVLLVARRAGSGEAEGTATPNQISNIAEQGVDATNHHSARIGDHAAGTVHQAVATGGTTAATTTATVAGIV; encoded by the coding sequence GTGCTCACAGGTATCGCGGCGATCTGCCTGGCAGTCGCCATGATCGGCGTGTCCTACGGCGCTACCGCGGTGACGTCGGGACTGCCCGGCTGGCTGCCGGTCCTGCTGAGCATCGCCGTCGTGGCCGGGGGCTCGGAATTCGTCTTCATCGGCATTCTCACCGCCGGCGGCGGCCTGGTCGCGGCCGTCCTGGCCGGACTCCTGGTCAACGCCCGGCACGTACCCTACGGCCTGTCCGTTCCCGACGTGGTCGGCACCGGCTGGCGGCGACTGGTCGGCACCCACGTCATGAACGACGAATCGGTCGCCATGGCCCTCGCACAGCCCGACCGCGACCGCCGCCGCGCCGCCTACTGGGTATGCGGCCTCGCCGTCGCCGCCGCCTGGCCCCTCGGCGCGGCGATCGGCGCGGCCCTCGGCGCGATCGTGCCCGACCCGAACATGTTCGGCCTCGACGCCGTCTTCCCCGCCGTCCTCTTCTCCCTGGTACTGCCCGCCCTGCGCGACTCCCTCACCCGCACCGCCGCACTGGCCGGCGCGGCCGTCGCCGCGGCGACCACACCGTTCCTCGGTGCGGGCCTGCCGGTTCTGCTCGCCTTGGCGGCCGTCCTGCTGGTCGCGCGGCGAGCAGGGAGCGGAGAGGCCGAGGGCACAGCCACCCCCAACCAGATCTCGAATATCGCGGAACAGGGTGTGGACGCGACGAACCACCACTCCGCTCGGATCGGGGATCACGCCGCAGGCACCGTGCATCAAGCCGTAGCAACCGGCGGTACGACGGCCGCGACCACTACGGCTACTGTGGCCGGGATTGTCTGA
- a CDS encoding AzlD domain-containing protein yields the protein MTKTLLLATMALALGTFAFRFAGPLLRSRMRISPRTVRLLEIASVVLLTALAVTTLMPSGGSQFGWALPAGVVVAAVLAWRRAPLLVVILSAAVVTAGLRAFGVH from the coding sequence ATGACCAAGACGCTGTTGCTGGCCACCATGGCCTTGGCGCTGGGCACCTTCGCGTTCCGGTTCGCCGGGCCGTTGTTGCGCAGCCGGATGCGGATCTCGCCGCGTACCGTCCGGCTGTTGGAGATCGCCTCGGTCGTATTGCTCACCGCGCTGGCCGTCACCACGCTGATGCCCTCGGGCGGCAGTCAATTCGGGTGGGCGCTGCCCGCGGGCGTGGTGGTCGCGGCCGTGCTGGCCTGGCGGCGGGCGCCATTGTTGGTGGTGATCCTGTCCGCCGCCGTCGTGACCGCCGGGCTTCGCGCTTTCGGCGTGCACTGA
- a CDS encoding dienelactone hydrolase family protein gives MTAVAIETGWVDLKVGDTVMSAYVAYPAEPGAYPGVVVGHEIYGLHATAKQAAERIAALGAIAILPDLFHRTAPRADLEFGGEGRDRGLELLHTLRRPDVLADISACLDELRARKATSVNMVGFSAGGHIAYYAATQLPLAVTAAFYPGWLTNTDIPLSTPEPTIESTSGITGRILLFFGGLDPLIDPEARDELEEALTANNIPHEIVVYEDAPHGFVYPGRDWYRPELAEDAWSRLADLLHG, from the coding sequence ATGACTGCTGTCGCGATCGAAACCGGGTGGGTCGACCTGAAGGTCGGCGACACCGTGATGAGCGCCTATGTGGCCTACCCCGCCGAGCCCGGCGCCTATCCGGGAGTCGTTGTCGGGCACGAGATCTACGGCCTGCACGCGACCGCGAAGCAGGCCGCCGAGCGCATCGCCGCCCTGGGCGCGATCGCCATCCTGCCCGACCTGTTCCACCGGACGGCCCCGCGCGCCGATCTGGAGTTCGGGGGAGAGGGCCGCGACCGCGGCCTGGAATTGCTCCACACCCTGCGCCGCCCCGACGTGCTCGCCGACATCAGCGCGTGCCTCGACGAACTCCGCGCCCGGAAAGCCACGTCGGTGAACATGGTCGGTTTCAGCGCGGGCGGGCACATCGCCTACTACGCGGCGACCCAGCTCCCGCTGGCCGTCACCGCCGCCTTCTACCCCGGCTGGCTCACCAACACCGACATTCCCCTCTCCACGCCGGAACCGACCATCGAATCGACCTCCGGCATCACCGGACGCATCCTGCTGTTCTTCGGCGGCCTGGACCCGCTGATCGATCCCGAGGCCCGCGACGAACTCGAAGAAGCCTTGACCGCGAACAACATTCCGCACGAGATCGTGGTCTACGAGGACGCGCCACACGGCTTCGTCTACCCCGGCCGGGACTGGTACCGCCCCGAACTCGCCGAGGATGCCTGGTCCCGCCTCGCGGACCTGCTGCACGGCTGA
- a CDS encoding thioesterase family protein has translation MTDQAVPSRFHTTVEVRWSDMDAFQHINHARMVTLLEEARIPWLFLDERPTVKLRAGCVLADLRVQYKGQLRHEDSPLDVSMWISRLRAVDFTVGYEVRAAGAAPDSPAAVIASTQLAAFDIDTQRLRRLTTEERDYLALWLAD, from the coding sequence GTGACGGATCAGGCTGTGCCCAGCCGTTTCCACACCACGGTGGAGGTGCGCTGGTCCGATATGGACGCCTTCCAGCACATCAACCACGCCCGCATGGTCACCCTGTTGGAGGAGGCCCGCATCCCGTGGCTGTTCCTCGACGAGCGACCGACCGTCAAGCTGCGGGCCGGCTGCGTGCTGGCCGATCTGCGGGTGCAGTACAAGGGCCAGCTGCGGCACGAGGATTCGCCGCTGGACGTGTCCATGTGGATCTCGCGGCTGCGCGCGGTGGACTTCACCGTCGGTTACGAGGTGCGCGCCGCGGGCGCGGCCCCGGACTCCCCGGCCGCGGTGATCGCGTCCACCCAGCTGGCCGCCTTCGACATCGACACCCAGCGCCTGCGCCGCCTCACCACCGAGGAACGCGACTACCTGGCGCTGTGGCTGGCCGACTGA